The Lactuca sativa cultivar Salinas chromosome 2, Lsat_Salinas_v11, whole genome shotgun sequence genome includes a window with the following:
- the LOC111916396 gene encoding uncharacterized protein LOC111916396 isoform X1, whose protein sequence is MANARTDKEALNSISLDLPPLLIHKVEQTSEIIEVTTTNEITEVGASNQHSKPQHLILEIPERTFNNTSIEDDVSMNTPLTPQRTPKRVNFSPMPSPTYVYTKLNESSSSPSSSRGKSIKSLLPKISFKFKNRTSEIEKAAILALGGSPSEIRGRAKMSRNLSFTKLFTPRMNRTSSLPVTPITHSNPESVHGRNTIEKVLIDRGMHRSNSVPALIKDESVTQIESLGGVFRIIPTTTKVSQGTHLTINVDPTVEPDGNGDERKAEDIREEEAVCRICMVELQEGVDDTLKMECNCKGELALAHKECAIKWFSIKGNKTCEVCKQEVKNLPVTLLRIQRSQSHGLNGNGGMNEYEGVRYSRVWQDVPVLVIVSMLAYFCFLEQLLVNKMGSGAIAISLPFSCILGLLASMTSTTMVKRRYAWIYATIQFALVVAFAHVFYSKLNVTGVLSVLLATFAGFGGAMCGTSIIYEFLKWRGRWHDWSNQPPAPEEPPQQGGSPETTQPEQPTVSGQTGESSQHSRP, encoded by the exons ATGGCTAACGCCAGAACTGATAAAGAAGCTCTCAATAGCATCTCACTTGATCTTCCACCTCTTCTGATTCATAAG GTTGAACAAACAAGTGAAATAATAGAAGTTACAACAACAAATGAAATAACCGAAGTGGGTGCATCCAATCAACATTCAAAACCACAACACCTCATCTTGGAGATACCAGAAAGAACATTTAATAACACCTCTATCGAAGATGATGTCAGCATGAACACACCATTAACACCACAAAGAACTCCAAAACGAGTAAACTTTTCCCCAATGCCTAGCCCTACTTACGTTTATACCAAACTCAATGAATCATCATCAAGCCCTTCATCATCCAGAGGTAAATCCATCAAATCCCTCCTTCCTAAGATaagtttcaaattcaaaaacAGAACTTCAGAGATCGAAAAGGCTGCAATCCTAGCCCTTGGTGGCTCACCATCAGAGATAAGAGGAAGGGCAAAAATGTCAAGAAATTTATCTTTTACAAAACTATTCACCCCAAGAATGAATAGAACGTCATCTTTACCCGTAACTCCAATCACCCACTCAAATCCAGAGTCTGTGCATGGTAGAAACACCATAGAA aaagttttgATTGATCGGGGTATGCATCGTTCAAATTCTGTTCCTGCTTTGATTAAAGATGAAAGCGTCACACAAATAGAGTCTTTAGGTGGAGTGTTTCGGATAATTCCAACTACAACAAAAGTTTCACAAGGAACTCATCTCACCATAAATGTCGATCCTACAGTTGAACCTG ATGGAAATGGTGATGAACGAAAGGCTGAGGATATCAGAGAAGAAGAAGCTGTTTGTAGAATCTGTATGGTTGAACTACAAGAAGGTGTTGATGATACCCTAAAAATGGAGTGCAACTGCAAAGGGGAATTAGCTTTGGCTCATAAAGAATGTGCAATAAAATGGTTTAGCATCAAAGGGAATAAAACTTGTGAGGTTTGTAAGCAAGAAGTCAAGAATCTCCCTGTAACTCTTTTAAGAATTCAAAGATCTCAAAGCCATGGTTTGAATGGAAATGGAGGTATGAATGAGTATGAAGGAGTTCGATACAG CAGGGTGTGGCAGGATGTGCCTGTTCTTGTGATTGTCAGCATGCTTGCTTACTTTTGCTTCTTGGAACAACTTTTG GTTAACAAAATGGGATCTGGTGCAATTGCTATATCTCTTCCTTTTTCTTGCATATTGGGTCTCCTCGCTTCCATGACATCAACAACAATGG TGAAAAGACGATATGCATGGATCTATGCAACAATTCAGTTTGCTCTTGTGGTTGCTTTTGCTCATGTTTTCTACTCAAAG CTTAATGTGACTGGTGTTCTATCGGTTTTGCTTGCTACATTTGCTGGATTTGGTGGTGCAATGTGTGGGACTTCAATTATTTACGAGTTCTTGAAATGGCGGGGAAGGTGGCATGACTGGTCAAACCAACCTCCAGCACCAGAGGAGCCGCCACAACAAGGTGGTTCACCGGAGACAACACAGCCAGAGCAGCCTACAGTATCCGGTCAAACCGGCGAGTCTAGTCAACACTCTAGACCATAA
- the LOC111916395 gene encoding probable E3 ubiquitin-protein ligase LOG2, producing MGNVGSNSSNGRRRHGGGGSRRGSNQNHPTPPPPQPPQPEINANRYVFAAATPYPAQYPNPNPNTPQPHPPYYQYPSGPYYPPPPPPAAALPPPYDHHHRVPMDPAAQAWVGGRYPCGPVMNTPTPYVDHQKAVTIRNDVNLKKETLKIEPDQENPGKFLVVFTYDATVAGSITLYFFAKEGEDCNMSPTKEDLLPPITVSFQQGLGQKFRQESGTGIDLSLFEEAELLKVSETGVYPLAIKAEANPIPSVSENGNSTNPGTTNSQITQAVFEKEKGEYQVKVTKQILWVNGMRYELQEIYGIGNSVDGADFDGNDPGKECVICLSEPRDTTVLPCRHMCMCSGCAKVLRFQTNRCPICRQPVERLLEIKVSNGGED from the exons ATGGGTAATGTTGGAAGTAACAGCTCCAACGGCCGGCGGAGACACGGCGGTGGTGGGAGCAGGAGGGGGAGCAATCAAAATCACCCCACACCGCCACCGCCGCAACCGCCACAGCCGGAGATCAACGCTAATAGATACGTGTTCGCCGCTGCCACACCTTACCCTGCTCAAtaccctaaccctaaccctaatactCCTCAACCTCATCCTCCATATTACCAATACCCATCTGGACCATACTacccaccaccaccgcctcccgCAGCAGCCTTGCCTCCACCATACGATCACCACCACCGCGTGCCTATGGACCCTGCAGCGCAGGCGTGGGTCGGCGGGAGGTATCCCTGTGGGCCTGTGATGAACACTCCTACACCTTATGTCGATCATCAAAAAGCTGTAACCATAAGAAACGACGTTAATCTCAAGAAAGAAACATTGAAGATCGAGCCTGATCAAGAAAACCCTGGAAAATTTCTTGTTGTTTTCACGTATGATGCCACTGTCGCTGGCAG CATTACCCTTTATTTCTTCGCAAAAGAGGGAGAAGACTGTAACATGAGTCCAACAAAAGAAGACCTTCTTCCACCAATCACAGTGTCCTTCCAACAAGGTTTAGGCCAGAAATTCCGACAGGAATCAGGGACTGGAATTGACCTTTCATTATTCGAAGAGGCAGAATTACTCAAAGTTAGCGAAACAGGGGTATACCCTCTAGCAATTAAAGCAGAAGCAAATCCGATTCCATCTGTATCTGAAAACGGGAATTCTACGAATCCTGGAACTACCAATTCCCAAATAACTCAAGCAGTGTTTGAGAAGGAGAAAGGTGAGTATCAGGTTAAGGTCACAAAACAGATCCTATGGGTGAATGGAATGAGATATGAGTTACAGGAGATCTACGGAATCGGCAATTCCGTTGATGGTGCTGATTTCGATGGGAATGATCCCGGAAAAGAATGTGTCATCTGTTTATCAGAACCTCGGGACACTACAGTCCTTCCATGTCGACACATG TGTATGTGCAGTGGATGTGCAAAAGTTTTGAGGTTTCAGACGAACAGGTGTCCGATATGTAGGCAGCCTGTGGAGAGGCTTTTGGAGATAAAGGTGAGTAATGGAGGTGAAGATTGA
- the LOC111916396 gene encoding uncharacterized protein LOC111916396 isoform X2, whose translation MANARTDKEALNSISLDLPPLLIHKVEQTSEIIEVTTTNEITEVGASNQHSKPQHLILEIPERTFNNTSIEDDVSMNTPLTPQRTPKRVNFSPMPSPTYVYTKLNESSSSPSSSRGKSIKSLLPKISFKFKNRTSEIEKAAILALGGSPSEIRGRAKMSRNLSFTKLFTPRMNRTSSLPVTPITHSNPESVHGRNTIEKVLIDRGMHRSNSVPALIKDESVTQIESLGGVFRIIPTTTKVSQGTHLTINVDPTVEPDGNGDERKAEDIREEEAVCRICMVELQEGVDDTLKMECNCKGELALAHKECAIKWFSIKGNKTCEVCKQEVKNLPVTLLRIQRSQSHGLNGNGGMNEYEGVRYRVWQDVPVLVIVSMLAYFCFLEQLLVNKMGSGAIAISLPFSCILGLLASMTSTTMVKRRYAWIYATIQFALVVAFAHVFYSKLNVTGVLSVLLATFAGFGGAMCGTSIIYEFLKWRGRWHDWSNQPPAPEEPPQQGGSPETTQPEQPTVSGQTGESSQHSRP comes from the exons ATGGCTAACGCCAGAACTGATAAAGAAGCTCTCAATAGCATCTCACTTGATCTTCCACCTCTTCTGATTCATAAG GTTGAACAAACAAGTGAAATAATAGAAGTTACAACAACAAATGAAATAACCGAAGTGGGTGCATCCAATCAACATTCAAAACCACAACACCTCATCTTGGAGATACCAGAAAGAACATTTAATAACACCTCTATCGAAGATGATGTCAGCATGAACACACCATTAACACCACAAAGAACTCCAAAACGAGTAAACTTTTCCCCAATGCCTAGCCCTACTTACGTTTATACCAAACTCAATGAATCATCATCAAGCCCTTCATCATCCAGAGGTAAATCCATCAAATCCCTCCTTCCTAAGATaagtttcaaattcaaaaacAGAACTTCAGAGATCGAAAAGGCTGCAATCCTAGCCCTTGGTGGCTCACCATCAGAGATAAGAGGAAGGGCAAAAATGTCAAGAAATTTATCTTTTACAAAACTATTCACCCCAAGAATGAATAGAACGTCATCTTTACCCGTAACTCCAATCACCCACTCAAATCCAGAGTCTGTGCATGGTAGAAACACCATAGAA aaagttttgATTGATCGGGGTATGCATCGTTCAAATTCTGTTCCTGCTTTGATTAAAGATGAAAGCGTCACACAAATAGAGTCTTTAGGTGGAGTGTTTCGGATAATTCCAACTACAACAAAAGTTTCACAAGGAACTCATCTCACCATAAATGTCGATCCTACAGTTGAACCTG ATGGAAATGGTGATGAACGAAAGGCTGAGGATATCAGAGAAGAAGAAGCTGTTTGTAGAATCTGTATGGTTGAACTACAAGAAGGTGTTGATGATACCCTAAAAATGGAGTGCAACTGCAAAGGGGAATTAGCTTTGGCTCATAAAGAATGTGCAATAAAATGGTTTAGCATCAAAGGGAATAAAACTTGTGAGGTTTGTAAGCAAGAAGTCAAGAATCTCCCTGTAACTCTTTTAAGAATTCAAAGATCTCAAAGCCATGGTTTGAATGGAAATGGAGGTATGAATGAGTATGAAGGAGTTCGATACAG GGTGTGGCAGGATGTGCCTGTTCTTGTGATTGTCAGCATGCTTGCTTACTTTTGCTTCTTGGAACAACTTTTG GTTAACAAAATGGGATCTGGTGCAATTGCTATATCTCTTCCTTTTTCTTGCATATTGGGTCTCCTCGCTTCCATGACATCAACAACAATGG TGAAAAGACGATATGCATGGATCTATGCAACAATTCAGTTTGCTCTTGTGGTTGCTTTTGCTCATGTTTTCTACTCAAAG CTTAATGTGACTGGTGTTCTATCGGTTTTGCTTGCTACATTTGCTGGATTTGGTGGTGCAATGTGTGGGACTTCAATTATTTACGAGTTCTTGAAATGGCGGGGAAGGTGGCATGACTGGTCAAACCAACCTCCAGCACCAGAGGAGCCGCCACAACAAGGTGGTTCACCGGAGACAACACAGCCAGAGCAGCCTACAGTATCCGGTCAAACCGGCGAGTCTAGTCAACACTCTAGACCATAA
- the LOC128132456 gene encoding uncharacterized protein LOC128132456 has translation MLSLRDKVWKHIWRTPGDGTSINLWYDNWHAVGPLINIITEDERNIHRLPNDLTVHQFCSNHSSGWPWGWGVRFPNIHLQGLPNLQINKYDGVYWRDLEGRSVEFSPTQVWKDTKIASPVVLWYKVVWFKLNIPSHAFILWLAIHDRLMTQDRMHIWLKQIIEYQIPRLQCNHIQTEIEKLALPATIYFIWKERNSRHHNGSTTSQAKLMNQVLNSLKTRLSGLPFKWSGSYGRGVQKMENPKA, from the exons ATGCTCTCTTTGCGAGACAAAGTATGGAAACATATATGGAGAACACCTGGGGATGGAACGAGCATAAATTTATGGTATGACAATTGGCATGCAGTTGGCCCATTGATCAATATCATAACGGAAGATGAAAGGAACATTCATAGGCTTCCCAATGACCTCACGGTGCATCAGTTTTGCAGTAATCATAGCTCGGGGTGGCCTTGGGGATGGGGAGTTCGGTTTCCTAATATCCATCTCCAGGGTCTTCCTAATCTCCAAATTAACAAATATGATGGGGTTTATTGGAGGGATTTGGAGGGAAGGAGTGTTGAGTTCTCCCCTACTCAAGTGTGGAAGGATACTAAGATAGCTAGCCCGGTCGTTCTTTGGTATAAGGTGGTTTGGTTTAAGCTCAACATACCAAGTCATGCTTTCATTCTTTGGCTAGCCATTCATGATAGGTTGATGACCCAGGATCGAATGCATATATG GTTGAAACAAATAATCGAGTACCAAATACCCCGCCTTCAATGCAATCACATACAAACAGAAATTGAGAAACTTGCTCTGCCTGCCACGATCTATTTCATTTGGAAAGAAAGGAACTCTCGCCATCACAATGGAAGCACAACTTCCCAAGCAAAACTTATGAATCAAGTTCTTAACTCTTTGAAAACTCGGCTATCTGGTCTTCCCTTCAAATGGTCCGGCTCCTATGGAAGAGGTGTACAAAAGATGGAAAATCCCAAGGCCTAG
- the LOC111916397 gene encoding dnaJ protein P58IPK homolog, translating into MKILKMVSAMDLVAWRGFVYTIFILHFVFACQLLLLQPLVSALDGKSGDTAELFERVSHSIKVKHYSEAINDLNAAIEADPSLSEAYWRRASVLRQLCRYEESEKSYKKFLEMKPGNSVVEKELSQMHQAQSALDTANNLYDSGDYTKALDFIDKVVLIFSPACSQAKLLKVKLLLAAKDYAGVISEAGYILKEDEDNLQALLLRGRAYYYLADHDVATRHYQKGLRLDPEHSELKKAYFGLKNLLKKTKSAEENEKKGKLRVAVEDYKSALALDPDHVAHNLHLHFGLCKLLVRLGRGKDALNACTEVLTIDEEHVEALVQRGEAKLLTEDWEGAVADIKSAAEKSPQDMSIREALMKAEKALKLSQRKDWYKILGVSKTASISEIKRAYKKLALQWHPDKNVDNREEAENKFREIAAAYEVLGDDDKRAKYDNGEDIDEGMGGGGGGGFNPFGAGGFGGGGGGGGYTFHFEGGFPGGGFGGFHM; encoded by the exons ATGAAGATATTGAAAATGGTGTCAGCCATGGATCTGGTAGCATGGAGAGGCTTCGTATACACTATATTCATACTCCACTTCGTCTTCGCTTGCCAACTCCTTCTGCTCCAACCCCTCGTTTCTGCCCTAG ATGGAAAATCTGGTGATACAGCTGAATTGTTTGAGAGAGTATCACATAGTATCAAAGTTAAACATTATAGTGAGGCAATCAACGATCTAAACGCTGCCATAGAAGCTGATCCTTCACTTTCAGAAGCATATTGGCGTAGGGCTTCTGTTCTTCGTCAGTTGTGCAG ATATGAGGAATCCGAGAAGAGCTACAAGAAGTTTCTTGAAATGAAACCTGGAAATTCAGTTGTTGAAAAGGAGCTTTCACAAATGCATCAAGCACAAAGTGCTTTAGATACAGCCAACAACCTCTATGATTCAGGCGATTATACAAAAGCTTTGGATTTCATTGATAAAGTTGTTCTTATTTTTTCTCCAGCATGCTCACAG GCTAAATTACTAAAGGTGAAGTTATTACTAGCTGCTAAGGACTATGCAGGGGTAATTTCGGAAGCAGGATATATACTTAAAGAGGATGAGGATAATCTACAGGCATTACTCCTCCGTGGTCGCGCCTATTATTATTTAGCTGATCATGATGTAGCTACaag GCATTACCAGAAAGGGCTTCGCCTAGATCCAGAGCATAGTGAATTAAAAAAAGCATATTTTGGGTTAAAGAATTTACTTAAAAAGACCAAAAGT GCAGAAGAGAATGAAAAGAAGGGTAAGCTGCGTGTAGCTGTGGAAGATTACAAATCTGCCCTTGCATTGGACCCTGACCACGTGGCACATAATCTACATCTTCATTTTGGGTTGTGTAAGCTTTTGGTAAGGCTTGGTAGAGGAAAAGACGCCCTAAATGCTTGCACAGAAGTTTTAACCATTGATGAAGAACATGTTGAAGCTTTGGTTCAG AGGGGTGAAGCTAAATTATTGACAGAAGACTGGGAAGGAGCTGTTGCAGATATAAAATCCGCTGCAGAAAAATCTCCTcag gaTATGAGCATTCGAGAGGCACTTATGAAGGCTGAAAAGGCTTTGAAATTAAGTCAACGGAAGGATTGGTATAAAATTTTGGGTGTTTCAAAAACTGCATCAATATCAGAAATAAAACGAGCTTATAAAAAATTAGCACTACAATGGCATCCGGATAAAAATGTTGACAATAGAGAAGAAGCAGAGAATAAATTCAGAGAAATAGCGGCTGCATACGAG GTTCTTGGGGATGATGACAAGCGTGCAAAATATGATAATGGTGAAGATATTGACGAGGGTATGGGtggcggcggcggtggtggttTTAACCCTTTTGGTGCAGGCGGTtttggtggtggcggtggtggtggtggttacaCATTTCATTTCGAAGGCGGTTTTCCTGGCGGCGGTTTTGGTGGTTTTCACATGTGA